In Gemmatimonadota bacterium, a single genomic region encodes these proteins:
- a CDS encoding prepilin-type N-terminal cleavage/methylation domain-containing protein, with protein MRTRRCGASQHVVRGALRRATRRGISLLEVMVALTILGTSLIGMAEYGRRFARTNANSAMLNNALDLASARVERVKAERNYTSMDTLARTETVISGYPNYTRVTAIAQTLSAQYAYKTVTVTVTHPAMSNPVKKTTAIARF; from the coding sequence ATGCGCACTCGTCGATGTGGAGCCAGCCAGCACGTGGTGCGCGGCGCCCTGCGGCGCGCGACGCGCCGCGGCATTTCGCTGTTGGAGGTGATGGTCGCCCTCACGATCCTGGGGACGAGCCTCATTGGGATGGCCGAGTACGGGCGCCGGTTCGCGCGCACGAACGCCAACTCGGCGATGCTGAACAACGCCCTCGACCTGGCGTCGGCGCGTGTCGAACGCGTGAAGGCCGAGCGCAACTACACGTCGATGGACACGCTGGCCAGGACCGAGACGGTCATCTCGGGATATCCCAACTACACCCGCGTCACCGCCATCGCGCAGACGCTGTCTGCGCAGTACGCCTACAAGACGGTCACCGTCACCGTGACGCATCCTGCGATGTCGAACCCGGTGAAGAAGACCACCGCCATCGCGCGATTCTAG
- a CDS encoding helix-turn-helix domain-containing protein — MSVVPALVSNPARLLRLRTALRGRHTVEPCADWGAVTFLCEKQPVHLVVLDLFASGEMSLEPLRQLKRNFPRVTTIAYVAVTPERAHDLFDVGRAGVDALVVADRDDEPSSLAAIVEQAEARSVATRLRTALAETRPTVRDAVMLCVTRAHERLTTESLAETLSLSRRVLAKHLEQAALPSPQRLLTWGRLVVAAHMLEDPHRSADRIALTLHFPSGSAFRNTCQRYLHATPSEIRARGGADFAMHAMLRDTSHDDDDGGDGSEGASDDLTGAIDGSAVALASGQLTTAAD; from the coding sequence ATGAGTGTGGTCCCCGCGCTGGTATCCAACCCGGCGCGCCTGTTGCGACTCCGAACCGCGCTCCGCGGCCGGCACACGGTGGAACCCTGTGCCGACTGGGGAGCGGTCACGTTCCTGTGCGAGAAGCAGCCGGTCCACCTCGTCGTCCTCGACCTGTTCGCCTCGGGCGAGATGTCGCTGGAGCCGCTGCGTCAACTCAAGCGCAACTTCCCTCGTGTGACGACGATCGCCTACGTCGCCGTGACGCCCGAGCGGGCCCACGACCTGTTCGACGTCGGTCGCGCGGGGGTGGACGCCCTGGTCGTCGCCGATCGCGACGACGAGCCGTCGTCGCTGGCCGCCATCGTGGAACAGGCCGAGGCGCGCAGCGTCGCCACCCGCCTGCGTACCGCCCTCGCAGAGACGCGCCCCACGGTGCGCGACGCCGTCATGCTCTGCGTCACGCGGGCCCACGAACGGCTCACGACTGAGTCGCTCGCCGAGACGCTCTCGCTCTCGCGCCGAGTCCTGGCCAAGCACCTGGAGCAGGCCGCCCTCCCCTCACCGCAGCGCCTGCTCACCTGGGGGCGGCTCGTCGTGGCCGCACACATGCTCGAGGACCCGCACCGAAGCGCCGATCGCATCGCGCTCACCCTGCACTTCCCATCCGGCAGCGCCTTTCGCAACACCTGTCAGCGCTACCTGCACGCCACGCCATCGGAAATCCGGGCCCGCGGCGGTGCCGACTTCGCCATGCACGCCATGCTGCGCGACACCAGCCACGACGATGACGACGGCGGTGACGGCAGCGAGGGGGCGAGCGACGACCTCACCGGTGCGATCGACGGTTCCGCCGTCGCGCTCGCCTCGGGCCAGCTGACGACCGCCGCCGACTGA
- a CDS encoding DbpA RNA binding domain-containing protein — MARSQHVVHVLPPGDARVASVLGPQVQRGDVAVEGVQVLVLTPSAETAAWIARLVNPTVEGDHVLLVPVTAPARAARRLSAGARAVAATPADALALVRGSALKLEGVTTLVLVDASDLLASAGDDLATLLSELPREAERILITGTVDEAVSAFVEAHMRRARRITHDPLPTAGGSLQYLVTARGDRAAALRRILDTFDPARATVLADEAFVPAATRALATIGHAGDDALVRVRSGAIDAHEPLVICFGALASADQLQALAQSTPKATVVLVAPDELAAFLRLAGGRATPLALSSVPMTARAAEEALREEVRAMIRARPLHREVLTIEPLLAEFDAVEVAAAALRMLELEREKAKPKRTAKAAEAPAVTAPTERVAPVGTTYTRVFINVGERDGGRKGDFVGAITGEAGVEADKIGNIELRDTFTIVEVASEVGEKVIASLNGTSIRGRKVMAREDRGPTERDGGERESRGGFRGAERSDRGDRGGFRGPPRGGDRGGFRGPPRGGDRGGERSGGGFRGGDRDRGGDRGARGTERGGERGGERSGGGFRGGERSGGGFRGGERSGGGFRGGERSGGGFRGGERSGGFRGGERSGGGGFRGGPPRRDREETGSGPRAINESREWGERGDRLRHARGRRTEG; from the coding sequence GTGGCCAGGAGCCAGCACGTGGTGCACGTGCTACCGCCGGGTGACGCACGCGTGGCAAGCGTGCTTGGGCCCCAGGTGCAGCGGGGCGATGTGGCAGTGGAAGGAGTACAGGTGCTCGTGTTGACGCCGAGCGCAGAGACCGCCGCGTGGATTGCGCGGCTGGTGAACCCGACGGTGGAAGGGGACCACGTATTGCTGGTCCCGGTGACGGCTCCCGCGCGCGCGGCGCGCCGGCTGTCGGCAGGTGCACGCGCCGTGGCGGCGACGCCGGCCGATGCCCTCGCCCTGGTGCGTGGCTCCGCCCTCAAGCTCGAGGGGGTGACGACACTCGTCCTGGTCGATGCGAGCGATCTGCTCGCGAGTGCGGGCGACGACCTTGCCACGCTCCTCAGCGAACTCCCGCGTGAGGCCGAACGCATCCTCATCACCGGGACGGTGGACGAGGCGGTGTCGGCCTTCGTCGAGGCGCACATGCGTCGCGCCCGCCGCATCACCCACGACCCGCTCCCCACGGCGGGCGGAAGCCTCCAGTACCTCGTCACGGCCCGCGGTGACCGGGCGGCGGCCTTGCGCCGCATCCTGGATACCTTTGACCCCGCACGGGCGACCGTGCTGGCCGACGAGGCCTTCGTTCCGGCCGCCACGCGAGCGCTGGCCACGATCGGCCATGCCGGCGACGACGCGCTCGTGCGCGTACGCAGCGGCGCCATCGATGCGCACGAACCGCTGGTGATCTGCTTCGGGGCCCTCGCCTCGGCCGACCAGCTGCAAGCGCTCGCCCAGTCGACGCCCAAGGCGACCGTCGTCCTCGTCGCTCCTGACGAGCTCGCGGCGTTCTTGCGCCTGGCCGGCGGACGTGCCACCCCGCTCGCGCTGTCGTCGGTTCCCATGACCGCGCGTGCCGCGGAGGAAGCGTTGCGCGAGGAAGTGCGCGCCATGATCCGCGCGCGTCCCCTGCATCGCGAAGTGCTCACGATCGAGCCGCTGCTGGCGGAGTTCGATGCCGTGGAGGTTGCGGCGGCGGCGCTCCGGATGCTCGAGCTCGAGCGTGAGAAGGCGAAGCCCAAGCGCACGGCCAAGGCGGCCGAAGCGCCGGCCGTGACCGCCCCCACCGAACGCGTCGCGCCGGTTGGCACGACGTACACGCGTGTCTTCATCAACGTCGGCGAGCGCGACGGCGGGAGGAAGGGCGATTTCGTCGGAGCGATCACCGGTGAGGCCGGCGTCGAGGCCGACAAGATCGGCAACATCGAACTGCGCGACACCTTCACGATTGTCGAAGTCGCCTCCGAAGTGGGGGAGAAGGTGATCGCCTCGCTCAACGGCACGTCGATTCGCGGGCGCAAGGTCATGGCGCGCGAAGATCGTGGACCGACCGAACGCGACGGCGGCGAGCGCGAGTCGCGCGGCGGCTTCCGCGGGGCGGAGCGGAGTGACCGCGGCGATCGTGGTGGCTTCCGTGGTCCGCCGCGTGGTGGCGATCGTGGTGGCTTCCGCGGCCCGCCGCGTGGCGGTGACCGTGGCGGCGAGCGCAGTGGCGGTGGCTTCCGCGGCGGCGATCGTGACCGCGGTGGAGACCGCGGCGCACGAGGGACCGAGCGCGGTGGTGAACGTGGCGGCGAACGCAGTGGCGGCGGCTTCCGTGGCGGTGAGCGCAGCGGCGGAGGGTTCCGCGGCGGTGAGCGCAGCGGTGGCGGCTTTCGCGGTGGCGAGCGCAGTGGCGGCGGCTTCCGCGGTGGAGAGCGCAGCGGCGGCTTTCGCGGCGGCGAACGGAGCGGTGGCGGCGGCTTCCGCGGCGGCCCGCCGCGGCGCGATCGCGAGGAAACCGGGAGTGGTCCGCGCGCGATCAACGAGTCGCGTGAATGGGGTGAACGCGGGGACCGGCTGCGCCATGCCCGCGGACGGCGCACGGAGGGTTGA
- a CDS encoding Lrp/AsnC ligand binding domain-containing protein: MITTIVLIKADPKHIPDTARAIAGIDGVQEVYSVSGEWDLVAIVKVPSYELIAEVVTERFPAVAGITRTQTLTAFRAYSKGDLEQAWDIGVN; the protein is encoded by the coding sequence GTGATAACCACGATTGTCCTGATCAAGGCCGACCCCAAGCACATCCCCGACACGGCGCGCGCCATCGCCGGGATCGACGGCGTCCAGGAGGTCTACTCGGTGTCGGGCGAGTGGGACCTGGTGGCGATCGTGAAGGTCCCCAGCTACGAGCTGATCGCCGAAGTGGTGACGGAGCGTTTCCCCGCGGTGGCCGGCATCACCCGCACGCAGACGCTGACGGCCTTCCGCGCGTATTCCAAGGGCGACCTCGAGCAGGCGTGGGACATCGGCGTCAACTGA
- a CDS encoding thymidine kinase, which yields MSTLQLTGGWIEVIAGVMFSGKSEELMRRVRRAMIARKRVQVFKSHLDDRYAGLFAVSSHDGRSVEAIPVDSAAQVAARIDPMAHVIAIDEAQFLDEAICDVATSLANRGRRVILAGIDTDFRGEPFGPMPRLLAIAEVVDKLHAICVLCGAPACRNQRLIHGEPASWDSPVIMVGAADSYEARCRACHVVRKRDEAQRALGI from the coding sequence ATGTCGACGCTGCAGCTGACGGGCGGCTGGATTGAGGTGATCGCCGGCGTGATGTTCAGCGGCAAGTCAGAGGAACTCATGCGCCGCGTGCGGCGCGCGATGATCGCTCGCAAGCGGGTCCAGGTGTTCAAGTCGCACCTGGACGACCGCTACGCGGGGCTCTTCGCCGTGTCGAGCCACGATGGACGCTCGGTGGAAGCCATCCCGGTCGACTCCGCCGCGCAGGTGGCGGCGCGCATCGACCCGATGGCCCACGTCATCGCCATCGACGAGGCGCAATTCCTCGATGAGGCGATCTGCGACGTCGCCACGTCGCTCGCCAATCGCGGGCGGCGCGTGATCCTCGCCGGGATCGACACCGATTTCCGGGGCGAGCCCTTCGGCCCGATGCCCCGCCTGCTCGCGATCGCCGAGGTGGTCGACAAGCTGCACGCGATCTGCGTGCTGTGCGGAGCTCCCGCGTGCCGCAACCAACGCCTCATCCATGGCGAACCGGCCTCGTGGGATTCACCGGTCATCATGGTGGGCGCTGCCGACTCGTACGAGGCGCGGTGTCGCGCATGCCATGTCGTGCGCAAGCGCGATGAGGCACAGCGGGCGCTCGGGATCTAG
- the folE gene encoding GTP cyclohydrolase I FolE yields MTELVPRATVHESPSPHPGDDERAPAPTGYATLVRRQLALLGEDPTREGLLRTPERVAKAMAFLTRGYSQRVEDVVGEGVFEEPHENMVMVRDIELYSMCEHHMLPFFGKAHIAYIPNGRIVGLSKLPRIVDMFARRLQVQERLTGEIAEAIEHVLAPHGVGVVIEAYHLCMMMRGVEKQNSKTITSALLGCFRDDARTREEFLRLAFAPDH; encoded by the coding sequence ATGACTGAGCTCGTTCCGCGGGCGACCGTGCACGAATCCCCGTCTCCCCATCCCGGCGACGACGAGCGCGCCCCGGCGCCCACGGGGTACGCGACGCTGGTGCGGCGTCAGCTCGCGTTGTTAGGCGAGGATCCCACGCGCGAAGGGCTCCTGCGCACCCCCGAACGCGTGGCAAAGGCGATGGCCTTCCTGACGCGCGGCTATTCGCAGCGCGTGGAGGATGTCGTCGGCGAGGGGGTCTTCGAGGAACCGCACGAGAACATGGTGATGGTGCGCGACATCGAGCTGTACTCGATGTGTGAGCATCACATGTTGCCGTTCTTCGGGAAGGCGCACATCGCCTACATCCCGAACGGGCGGATCGTGGGGTTGAGCAAGCTCCCGCGCATCGTCGACATGTTCGCCCGTCGGCTGCAGGTGCAGGAGCGGCTCACGGGCGAGATCGCCGAGGCGATCGAGCACGTGCTGGCGCCGCACGGCGTGGGGGTGGTGATCGAGGCGTACCACCTCTGCATGATGATGCGCGGCGTGGAGAAGCAGAACTCGAAGACGATCACGTCGGCGCTGCTCGGTTGCTTCCGCGACGACGCGCGCACGCGCGAGGAGTTCCTGCGGCTCGCCTTCGCCCCCGATCACTAG
- a CDS encoding ATP-binding protein, giving the protein MSPSPDAPPTSAAREQPEDRPRLLGRVVATERRPNTTHEFHFWTALDSPVGIGTIVRVEGTHAIEGQIPQVYGVVTDGMSYSDLASPLHDVIGFDADPARAARAATERAEIRLYTAAVLRHIPDEPLQPVAMGQVFLADDRDVAVALRMDGYLREGARTGIPVGVYRAGGMESPIYLDADFLLGPEAAHLNITGVSGLATKTSAVEWLLASIFAHFPAKKGSVAAVCFNVKGPDLCFLDRPSTLEARDRALYEALGVPAAPFPNVYYFAPYKAKGYALNTLRSNPALQHNVSPLTWGLREVMQFAEVLLNKDDIDAKADALIDFVASRVVDQPFSDPLMGGRQFQVRSFADLDAFFRELIDAMEGANREQWRTHHVATIRKVRNRLVNIATRCEGLVTNDGHASDLPFGSFEDRAVYVIDVANLEEDAQDLIFARVVSKLREHLERRALGVDHLVVFVDELNKYAPADGPETYVRKMLLDIAERGRYLGLVLFSAQQFRSQVHRRVVGNSGTAIYGRMDPDELATPGYAVIGPSTRTKLATLDKGQLMVRHPHFAQPIFVRFPRPAVLSGREGAERFPQGEEPTLQEAVLRQLRTLDPQLTMASIATVFEGLYRDDEILRARDRTMRERPSDVKGHFLSQFRSLVASRVPAPSPVRPLRPAPLGDPYGT; this is encoded by the coding sequence ATGTCTCCCTCGCCAGACGCCCCGCCGACCAGCGCCGCTCGTGAGCAGCCCGAGGACCGCCCGCGCCTGCTGGGGCGCGTGGTGGCCACCGAGCGCCGTCCCAATACGACGCATGAGTTCCACTTCTGGACGGCGCTCGACTCGCCGGTGGGGATCGGGACGATCGTACGGGTGGAAGGGACGCACGCCATCGAAGGGCAGATCCCGCAGGTCTACGGCGTGGTCACCGATGGGATGTCCTACTCCGACCTGGCCTCGCCGCTGCACGACGTGATCGGCTTCGATGCCGACCCGGCGCGCGCCGCTCGCGCCGCGACGGAGCGGGCCGAGATCCGGCTGTATACGGCGGCGGTGCTTCGCCACATCCCCGACGAACCGTTGCAACCGGTGGCGATGGGGCAGGTCTTCCTGGCCGACGATCGTGACGTGGCCGTGGCGCTGCGCATGGACGGCTACCTCCGCGAGGGGGCGCGCACCGGGATTCCGGTCGGCGTCTACCGCGCCGGCGGGATGGAGTCACCGATCTACCTCGACGCCGACTTCCTCCTCGGCCCCGAGGCGGCGCACCTCAACATCACCGGCGTCTCCGGACTGGCCACCAAGACGTCGGCGGTGGAGTGGCTCCTGGCGTCGATCTTCGCCCACTTCCCCGCCAAGAAGGGGTCGGTCGCGGCGGTCTGCTTCAACGTGAAGGGGCCGGACCTCTGCTTCCTCGACCGGCCGTCGACGCTCGAGGCGCGCGACCGCGCGTTGTACGAGGCGTTAGGCGTCCCCGCGGCCCCCTTCCCGAACGTGTACTATTTCGCCCCCTACAAGGCGAAAGGATACGCACTGAACACGCTGCGCTCCAACCCCGCCCTGCAGCACAACGTCTCGCCGCTCACGTGGGGGTTGCGCGAGGTGATGCAGTTCGCCGAGGTGCTGCTCAACAAGGACGACATCGACGCCAAGGCCGATGCGCTCATCGACTTCGTGGCGTCGCGCGTGGTGGACCAGCCGTTCAGCGATCCCCTCATGGGGGGACGGCAGTTCCAGGTGCGCTCGTTCGCCGACCTCGATGCCTTCTTCCGCGAGTTGATCGATGCGATGGAGGGGGCCAATCGCGAGCAGTGGCGCACGCACCACGTGGCGACGATCCGCAAGGTGCGCAACCGGCTGGTGAACATCGCCACGCGGTGCGAGGGGCTCGTCACCAACGATGGCCACGCCTCGGATCTCCCGTTCGGGAGCTTCGAGGACCGGGCGGTGTATGTGATCGACGTCGCCAACCTGGAAGAGGATGCGCAGGACCTGATCTTCGCGCGCGTCGTTTCCAAGCTGCGCGAGCACCTGGAGCGCCGCGCGCTGGGCGTCGATCACCTTGTCGTCTTTGTCGATGAACTCAACAAGTACGCGCCGGCCGACGGACCGGAGACCTATGTGCGCAAGATGCTCCTCGATATCGCCGAGCGTGGGCGATACCTGGGGCTCGTGCTGTTCAGCGCGCAGCAGTTCCGGTCGCAAGTGCACCGGCGCGTGGTGGGGAACTCGGGGACGGCGATCTACGGGCGCATGGACCCCGACGAACTGGCGACGCCGGGCTACGCGGTCATCGGTCCTTCGACGCGCACCAAGCTCGCCACGCTCGACAAGGGGCAGCTGATGGTGCGGCATCCGCACTTCGCGCAGCCCATCTTCGTTCGCTTCCCGCGCCCGGCGGTGTTGTCGGGACGCGAGGGGGCCGAGCGCTTTCCGCAGGGTGAGGAGCCCACGCTGCAGGAGGCGGTGCTGCGCCAGCTCCGCACCCTCGACCCGCAGCTGACGATGGCGTCGATCGCCACCGTCTTCGAGGGGCTCTATCGCGACGACGAGATCCTGCGCGCGCGCGATCGCACGATGCGCGAGCGCCCGAGCGACGTGAAGGGGCACTTCCTGTCGCAGTTCCGTTCGCTGGTGGCCTCGCGCGTGCCGGCGCCGTCGCCAGTGCGCCCGCTCCGCCCGGCGCCGCTGGGCGATCCGTACGGGACCTAG
- a CDS encoding pyridoxal phosphate-dependent aminotransferase: protein MALAFTPSSNIALLRESATIAVSQRAKALKAEGRAIIDLGAGEPDCDTPRFIREAAKASIDAGHTHYTPTEGILPLRTAIAELAREYGPVATDIAPLDVVVSNGSKQSLFNACFCLFGPGDEVLIPTPSWTSYYEMVQLARAVPVSVMGDPANDLKVTASMLAAAATPRTRGIMLNSPCNPTGAVYSADELGELLALAHARGWWVISDEIYRRISYDGDAPGALQVAPARDNLVVIDGVAKAYAMTGWRVGWSIAPRALTKAMTAFQSHATFHTASMAQHGALAALTRRAEADAAIAEMVAEYQRRRAAALACFADAPDLPLVRPHGAFYFYFDVSAAFPGHAEPGSAFAARLLEEEGVAMVPGAAFHNPQWIRASYAAPQQDVVEGISRAVRLWKALKA, encoded by the coding sequence ATGGCATTGGCCTTCACTCCCTCGTCCAACATCGCCCTGCTGCGTGAATCGGCGACCATCGCCGTCTCGCAGCGCGCCAAGGCCCTCAAGGCCGAGGGACGGGCCATCATCGACCTCGGGGCCGGCGAGCCGGACTGCGATACGCCGCGCTTCATCCGCGAGGCGGCCAAGGCCTCGATCGATGCGGGCCACACGCACTACACGCCAACCGAAGGGATCCTCCCGCTGCGCACGGCGATCGCCGAGCTGGCGCGCGAGTATGGCCCGGTCGCGACCGACATCGCGCCGCTCGACGTGGTCGTCTCCAACGGCTCCAAGCAGTCGCTCTTCAATGCGTGCTTTTGCCTGTTTGGGCCGGGCGACGAGGTCCTGATCCCGACGCCCTCGTGGACGTCGTACTACGAGATGGTGCAGCTGGCGAGGGCGGTCCCGGTCTCGGTGATGGGCGACCCGGCCAACGACCTCAAGGTCACGGCGTCGATGCTCGCCGCGGCGGCCACGCCGCGCACGCGCGGGATCATGCTCAACTCGCCGTGCAACCCCACCGGGGCGGTTTACTCGGCTGACGAGCTGGGCGAGCTGCTCGCTCTCGCGCACGCGCGCGGCTGGTGGGTGATCAGCGACGAGATCTACCGGCGCATCAGCTACGACGGCGATGCCCCGGGAGCGCTGCAGGTCGCGCCGGCGCGCGACAACCTGGTCGTGATCGACGGGGTGGCCAAGGCGTACGCGATGACGGGGTGGCGCGTGGGGTGGAGCATCGCGCCGCGGGCGCTGACGAAGGCGATGACCGCCTTCCAGTCACACGCCACCTTCCACACCGCCTCGATGGCGCAGCACGGGGCGCTGGCCGCGCTCACGCGGCGCGCCGAGGCCGATGCGGCGATCGCCGAGATGGTCGCCGAGTACCAGCGGCGCCGGGCGGCGGCGCTGGCGTGCTTCGCCGATGCTCCCGACCTCCCGCTCGTTAGGCCCCACGGCGCCTTCTACTTCTACTTCGACGTGTCGGCGGCCTTTCCCGGGCACGCCGAGCCCGGGTCGGCCTTCGCCGCACGGCTCCTCGAGGAAGAAGGGGTGGCGATGGTGCCGGGGGCGGCGTTCCACAACCCGCAGTGGATTCGGGCCTCGTACGCCGCCCCCCAGCAGGACGTCGTGGAGGGGATCAGCCGGGCCGTTCGCCTCTGGAAGGCGCTGAAGGCGTAG
- a CDS encoding dephospho-CoA kinase produces the protein MLVVLTGNIASGKSTVAERLVARGAALVDADVLAREVVAPGTPGLAEIVARWGTEVLSADGSLDRAAMRRIVFADAEARQTLNAIVHPRVEALRQHRAAAARAAGAEIVVCDIPLYFESARDRAGDFDAVILVAASEPIRRARLVERRSLSPEEAQRMIDAQLPDAEKRARADYVIENDGSRESLLEQVDALWERLVERARSTA, from the coding sequence ATGCTCGTCGTCCTCACCGGGAACATCGCCAGCGGAAAGTCGACCGTCGCCGAACGACTGGTCGCCCGGGGGGCTGCGCTCGTCGACGCGGACGTCCTGGCGCGCGAGGTCGTGGCCCCGGGAACGCCCGGATTGGCCGAAATCGTCGCGCGCTGGGGGACCGAGGTGCTCTCCGCCGACGGCTCCCTCGACCGCGCCGCCATGCGTCGGATCGTCTTCGCCGATGCCGAGGCACGCCAGACGTTGAATGCGATCGTCCACCCCCGCGTGGAGGCGCTTCGCCAGCACCGCGCCGCGGCGGCCCGCGCGGCGGGTGCCGAGATCGTGGTATGCGACATCCCGCTGTATTTCGAGTCGGCACGCGATCGCGCCGGCGACTTCGATGCGGTCATCCTCGTCGCAGCCTCCGAACCGATTCGCCGGGCGCGGTTGGTCGAACGCCGATCGCTCTCCCCGGAGGAGGCCCAGCGCATGATCGATGCACAGCTGCCGGACGCCGAGAAGCGCGCGCGCGCCGACTACGTGATCGAGAACGACGGATCGCGCGAGTCACTCCTGGAGCAGGTGGATGCGCTCTGGGAGCGCCTGGTCGAGCGCGCACGATCGACCGCCTGA
- a CDS encoding prepilin-type N-terminal cleavage/methylation domain-containing protein, which produces MTGRQRHGPNDARRRSRRGFTLLELVVVLIMVSIIAGMAVPRLNYEKYRADAAMRTVRTILQGAERNAIMRQTNVVVAFDVANSELHIVEDANNNCVYDSGERKTLRPLEEGAILAPTSSGYSGSSVAAVSGSNLCSILGFPAIQFLRDGAASSDLEVYMTSSRGTTTDFRLVKVAMATGRADAFRYTGSLWTRMN; this is translated from the coding sequence ATGACTGGACGACAACGACACGGACCTAACGACGCACGACGACGCAGCCGGCGCGGCTTCACGCTGCTCGAGCTGGTCGTGGTGCTGATCATGGTGAGCATCATCGCGGGGATGGCCGTCCCGCGGTTGAACTATGAGAAGTATCGGGCCGATGCCGCCATGCGGACAGTGCGGACGATCCTGCAGGGCGCGGAGCGCAACGCCATCATGCGGCAGACCAACGTCGTGGTGGCCTTCGACGTGGCCAACTCGGAGTTGCACATCGTCGAGGATGCCAACAACAACTGCGTTTACGACTCGGGTGAGCGGAAGACGCTGCGTCCCCTCGAGGAGGGCGCGATTCTCGCGCCGACGTCGTCGGGGTACAGCGGCTCGTCCGTGGCGGCGGTGAGCGGCAGCAACCTCTGCTCGATCCTCGGGTTCCCCGCGATCCAGTTCCTGCGAGACGGGGCGGCGAGCAGCGATCTCGAGGTGTACATGACGTCGAGTCGCGGGACCACGACCGACTTCCGGCTCGTGAAGGTGGCGATGGCGACGGGTCGTGCCGACGCGTTCCGCTATACGGGCTCCCTCTGGACCAGGATGAACTGA
- the gcvH gene encoding glycine cleavage system protein GcvH — protein sequence MSNIPTDLLYTADHEYLKATAQADVFAVGITHYAQDQLGDIVFVELPKTGASYGAHDTFGTIEAVKAVSELFSPVSGEIVEVNGALDSDPAAINRDPYGDGWMIKIKLSDPSQTSGLLSAEAYAKHIGE from the coding sequence GTGTCGAACATCCCGACCGACCTCCTGTACACCGCCGATCACGAATACCTCAAGGCGACCGCCCAAGCGGACGTCTTTGCCGTCGGCATCACCCACTACGCGCAGGACCAGCTGGGCGACATCGTGTTCGTCGAGCTCCCCAAGACGGGTGCGTCATACGGCGCACACGACACCTTCGGCACCATCGAGGCGGTCAAGGCCGTATCCGAACTGTTCTCCCCGGTCTCCGGCGAGATCGTCGAGGTGAACGGTGCCCTCGACAGCGACCCGGCCGCGATCAATCGCGACCCGTATGGCGACGGGTGGATGATCAAGATCAAGCTGTCGGATCCGTCGCAGACGTCCGGCCTCCTCTCGGCGGAAGCCTACGCCAAGCACATCGGCGAGTAA